One region of Zootoca vivipara chromosome 7, rZooViv1.1, whole genome shotgun sequence genomic DNA includes:
- the LOC132592485 gene encoding tetratricopeptide repeat protein 22-like produces MNSATLVHHHEADTQAIAIAREHPLVLNRLAKIFHFLGKQEMAMAVCNMALDVLPDPVLNWQAYCMRAKMLLKLYLCDLDRVKVGLGGMPDQRNLSYAKADLENVMKVHPCLKTYLDLGQVCYYMGVDAMQELLLVDENAVNNALVFFAKAMELELGNVLPEIQLLRGKCLRIKNEDLNAMECFKQAIELDDVGSVYTESFRCLMEMLLALFSQKRINTEMLMKEVELWVKKAEEKYPKQRVQQELRLVCHHYTAEVLELSKAMVARGKTELVKMLFETMKCDFNKGRRNERSLSF; encoded by the exons ATGAATTCTGCTACCCTTGTTCATCACCATGAAGCTGACACACAG gcaatAGCGATAGCTAGAGAACACCCACTTGTTCTGAACCGCCTAGCAAAAATCTTCCACTTCCTTGGCAAGCAAGAGATGGCAATGGCAGTCTGCAACATGGCCTTAGATGTGCTGCCAGATCCAGTACTTAACTGGCAGGCATATTGCATGCGCGCCAAG ATGCTGCTTAAACTATATTTGTGTGATTTGGATCGTGTGAAGGTGGGCCTGGGAGGAATGCCAGACCAGAGAAACCTCTCTTATGCCAAAGCTGATCTCGAGAATGTCATGAAGGTGCATCCATGTCTGAAGACTTACCTTGACCTAGGCCAG GTATGTTACTACATGGGAGTAGATGCCATGCAGGAACTTTTACTTGTAGATGAAAATGCTGTGAACAATGCCCTCGTGTTCTTTGCTAAAGCCATGGAATTAGAGCTGGGGAATGTTTTGCCTGAAATCCAGCTGCTGAGGGGCAAATGCCTTCGGATAAAAAATGAAGACCTGAATGCCATGGAATGCTTCAAGCAGGCAATAGAGCTGGATGATGTGGGTTCTGTTTACACAGAGAGCTTCCGTTGCTTAATGGAAATGCTGCTTGCCTTGTTCAGTCAGAAGAGGATAAATACAGAGATGCTGATGAAGGAAGTAGAGTTGTGGGTGAAAAAGGCGGAGGAGAAATATCCCAAACAGCGAGTGCAGCAGGAGCTTAGGCTGGTGTGTCACCACTACACCGCTGAGGTGCTTGAGCTCTCCAAAGCCATGGTGGCCAGAGGGAAGACTGAGCTGGTGAAAATGCTCTTTGAGACCATGAAGTGTGACTTTAACAAAGGTAGACGGAATGAACGCTCACTCTCCTTCTGA
- the LOC118079446 gene encoding lanosterol synthase-like: protein MSAGTCLRRRKGAHEIEPKTDLTRWRFSSVEGRHKWYYVADNEECAREQNALEAYTLGLDISKFFPDLPKANTAQEAVQKAIKFFSGLQAEDGHWPMECSGVVALGPGFLMSCYAAKISLPEEYERELLRYIFSQQLPDGGWSFHLTEQSTVLGTTFSYIAMRILGLGPDHPNVVRARINLHKKGGALGIPHLGKVWLATMNLYSWEGMNSLFPELWLFPTWMPAHPSTYWCHARHITLVMSYCYASRLTMEEDELIQSLRQEIYVEDFSTIDWQAQRNNIHETDLQAAHSWMLDAAYATLNLYERYHFTSFRKKAIAEMYEQIKADDVFSNATNSSPICKVFHMLIRKQVDGANSPAFQEHISRLYDYLWMGQDGMLIKVMGSQTWDTSFIIQGLLEAGVQNNPDYASCLKKAHEFLKASQIVDNPPNYQRYYRQMNKVHPES from the exons ATGTCTGCTGGGAC ATGTCTGCGCAGAAGAAAAGGTGCACATGAAATAGAACCCAAAACTGATCTTACTCGCTGGCGATTCAGCTCCGTGGAAGGGCGGCATAAATGGTACTACGTGGCAGACAATGAAGAATGTGCCCGTGAACAGAACGCACTAGAGGCTTACACTTTAGGGCTGGACATT AGTAAGTTCTTTCCAGACTTGCCCAAAGCCAATACGGCCCAGGAAGCAGTCCAGAAAGCGATTAAATTCTTCTCTGGCCTGCAAGCGGAAGATGGCCATTGGCCTATGGAGTGCTCTGGTGTTGTCGCTCTTGGACCAG gTTTTTTGATGTCATGCTATGCTGCCAAGATCTCACTGCCAGAAGAGTACGAGAGAGAGCTCCTGCGTTACATCTTCTCACAACAGCTTCCAGATGGTGGCTGGAGTTT CCATCTTACAGAACAGTCAACAGTATTGGGCACAACCTTCAGCTATATAGCTATGCGAATCCTTGGGCTTGGGCCTGACCATCCAAATGTAGTGCGGGCTCGGATAAATCTCCACAAGAAAG GTGGTGCTCTTGGAATCCCTCATCTGGGCAAAGTTTGGCTGGCTACTATGAATTTGTACAGCTGGGAAGGAATGAATTCACTGTTTCCTGAGTTATG GCTGTTCCCTACATGGATGCCAGCACATCCCTCAACATACTGGTGTCATGCTCGCCATATCACCCTCGTGATGAGCTACTGCTATGCCTCTCGCCTGACTATGGAAGAAGATGAATTGATCCAGAGTCTAAGACAG GAGATTTATGTGGAGGACTTTTCCACtattgattggcaagcccagagGAACAATATTCACGAAACCGATTTGCAAGCTGCACACAGCTGGATGCTGGATGCTGCATATG CTACCTTAAATTTGTACGAGAGATACCATTTCACCAGTTTCAGAAAGAAAGCCATTGCAGAAATGTATGAGCAAATCAAAGCTGATGACGTATTCTCAAATGCCACCAATTCTAGTCCG ATTTGTAAAGTGTTTCATATGCTAATAAGAAAGCAAGTTGATGGAGCCAATTCTCCAGCTTTTCAAGAACATATCTCCAGACTTTATGACTACCTTTG GATGGGACAGGATGGTATGTTAATAAAG GTCATGGGATCACAGACCTGGGATACATCATTTATCATTCAAGGCTTATTGGAG GCTGGGGTTCAGAACAATCCTGACTATGCATCCTGTCTGAAAAAAGCCCATGAATTCTTGAAAGCCTCTCAG ATTGTAGATAACCCACCTAACTACCAGAGATATTATCGCCAGATGAACAAGGTACATCCAGAATCGTGA
- the LOC132592486 gene encoding lanosterol synthase-like: MRRACCIRPGGFPFSTRENDWIVSDCTAEAMRALMLLEEKCPFIEDHVAPQRLFDAVNVILSMRNSDGGFASYETRRGSRLLEIMNCTELYADCMIDHTYTECTSSIMQGLKHFGERFPNHREDEISDTLSKALQFCRKMQKADGSWLGRWGVCFTYGTWFGLEAFACMGFIYRGGEACKEVTKACEFLVSKQMEDGGWGEEFESYRFRKYIQHTVSQIHQTSWALLGLMAVRYPDVRVLERGIQVLIDRQTSIGEWPQGDIATAFYKSGTLHYNAYRIIFPIFALARFTRLYPSSPVAKELLKNGSVHSEQRQNGGC; encoded by the exons atgagaagagcctgctgcattaGGCCA GGTGGATTCCCCTTCAGCACTCGAGAGAATGACTGGATAGTCAGTGACTGCACTGCTGAGGCCATGAGGGCACTGATGCTGCTGGAGGAAAAATGCCCCTTCATAGAAGATCATGTGGCACCTCAGCGCCTCTTTGATGCTGTCAACGTG ATTCTGAGCATGAGAAATTCTGATGGCGGTTTTGCTTCTTATGAAACCAGACGAGGGAGTAGGCTACTGGAGATAATGAACTGCACAGAGTTATATG CTGACTGTATGATAGACCACACCTATACAGAATGCACTTCATCCATAATGCAGGGATTgaaacattttggggaaagattCCCAAATCACCGGGAAGATGAAATCAG TGATACTCTAAGTAAGGCTTTGCAGTTTTGTCGTAAAATGCAGAAAGCTGATGGCTCCTGGTTAGG GCGATGGGGCGTATGCTTCACATATGGCACCTGGTTTGGACTCGAGGCATTTGCATGTATGGGATTCATCTACCGTGGTGG GGAGGCATGCAAGGAAGTGACCAAAGCCTGTGAATTCTTAGTCTCCAAGCAAATGGAAGACGGTGGCTGGGGAGAGGAATTTGAATCCTACAGGTTTCGCAAATATATTCAGCACACCGTATCCCAGATCCACCAAACCTCTTGGGCTCTGTTGGGGCTAATGGCTGTTAG ATATCCTGATGTTCGGGTTCTGGAAAGAGGAATACAAGTTTTGATTGACAGACAGACATCGATTGGGGAGTGGCCTCAG GGTGACATCGCTACAGCATTCTACAAATCTGGTACTCTGCATTACAATGCCTACCGAATCATCTTCCCTATCTTTGCACTTGCCCGCTTTACCCGGCTATATCCCAGCAGCCCTGTCGCTAAAGAACTCCTGAAGAATGGATCTGTGCATTCAGAGCAGCGTCAGAATGGAGGGTGCTGA